One genomic window of Moorella glycerini includes the following:
- the accB gene encoding acetyl-CoA carboxylase biotin carboxyl carrier protein has product MSQLKITDTTLRDGHQSLWATRMTTADMLPIIEKIDSVGYHSLEVWGGATFDVCMRFLDEDPWERLRTLKKYARKTPLQMLLRAQSLVGYQLYPDDVVRAFIARAVANGIDIIRIFDALNDLRNLEVPIAAAKKEGAHVQGTVVYTISPVHTTEHYLKTALELESMGVDSICLKDMAGLLAPFDAYELVKLFKEKLHVPVQLHSHYIGGLAVGAYLEAARAGVDVVDTASVPLAFGASQPPVETVVRALAGTPYDTGLDLNLLFEIARYFDDLRRELGYERGVTRITDMWVFQHQVPGGMISNLVSQLKEQKAADRINEVLAEIPRVRADLGYPPLVTPTSQIVGTQAVLNVLLGQRYKMVPGEVKNYVRGLYGRPPAPISEEIRRLIIGDEEPIQGRPADILPPRLEEARQEIGDLARNEEDVISYALFPQVARKFFEDRRAGRLQPGRRTLKPQAGVKAEAGGTKKMDLKDITQLIKALEETGITELNLESDGVKIMIRRGGDQGGTAGPAPAVQVTTDAKPETQGDKPLAQTPQDIVEVRAPMVGTFYRAPAPDAPPFVEVGTRVKPGQTLCIIEAMKLMNELTAETAGQVVRILAENGQPVEYGQVLFHLKKE; this is encoded by the coding sequence TTGAGCCAGCTAAAGATCACCGACACCACCCTGCGCGACGGGCACCAGAGCCTCTGGGCCACGCGCATGACCACGGCCGATATGCTGCCGATCATTGAAAAAATTGACAGCGTCGGTTACCATTCCCTGGAGGTCTGGGGCGGCGCTACCTTTGATGTCTGCATGCGCTTCCTGGACGAAGATCCCTGGGAACGCCTGCGGACCCTGAAAAAATATGCCCGGAAAACACCCCTGCAGATGCTTCTCAGGGCCCAGTCCCTGGTAGGTTACCAGCTGTACCCCGACGATGTGGTGCGGGCCTTTATTGCCAGGGCGGTGGCCAACGGAATTGATATTATCCGTATTTTTGATGCCTTGAATGATTTACGCAACCTGGAAGTCCCTATTGCAGCCGCTAAAAAGGAAGGCGCCCATGTCCAGGGGACGGTGGTCTACACCATCAGCCCGGTCCATACCACCGAGCACTACTTAAAGACGGCTCTAGAACTCGAAAGCATGGGCGTTGACTCCATCTGCCTCAAGGATATGGCCGGTTTACTCGCTCCCTTTGATGCCTATGAACTGGTCAAGCTCTTTAAAGAAAAGCTTCACGTCCCCGTCCAGCTCCACAGCCATTATATCGGCGGCCTGGCCGTAGGTGCCTACCTGGAGGCCGCCCGGGCCGGAGTGGACGTGGTCGATACGGCCTCTGTCCCCCTGGCCTTCGGTGCTTCCCAGCCACCGGTAGAGACGGTGGTCCGGGCGCTGGCCGGGACGCCCTACGATACCGGCCTGGACTTGAACCTCCTCTTTGAGATCGCCCGTTATTTCGACGACCTGCGCCGGGAGCTGGGCTATGAGCGCGGCGTAACCCGCATTACCGATATGTGGGTCTTCCAGCACCAGGTCCCCGGCGGCATGATTTCCAACCTGGTGAGCCAGTTAAAAGAGCAAAAGGCTGCCGACCGCATCAATGAAGTCCTGGCCGAGATACCGCGGGTACGGGCCGACCTGGGGTACCCGCCCCTGGTAACGCCCACCAGCCAGATTGTGGGCACCCAGGCGGTCCTCAACGTCCTGCTGGGCCAGCGTTACAAGATGGTACCCGGCGAAGTTAAAAATTACGTCCGCGGCCTCTACGGCCGGCCGCCGGCCCCTATAAGTGAGGAAATTCGCCGGTTGATCATCGGGGATGAAGAGCCTATCCAGGGGCGGCCGGCGGACATCCTGCCGCCGCGCCTGGAAGAAGCCCGGCAGGAAATCGGCGACCTGGCCCGGAATGAAGAAGATGTCATCAGCTATGCGCTGTTTCCCCAGGTGGCCCGGAAATTTTTTGAGGACCGCCGCGCCGGGCGGTTGCAGCCGGGCCGGCGCACTTTAAAACCCCAGGCCGGGGTTAAGGCCGAGGCAGGAGGTACAAAGAAAATGGATCTCAAGGACATCACCCAGCTCATTAAAGCCCTGGAAGAAACAGGCATTACCGAGCTTAACCTGGAAAGCGATGGGGTCAAAATCATGATCCGCCGTGGCGGTGACCAGGGAGGGACTGCCGGCCCGGCCCCGGCAGTCCAGGTGACTACGGATGCTAAGCCTGAGACCCAGGGAGATAAACCGCTGGCCCAGACTCCCCAGGATATTGTTGAAGTCCGGGCCCCCATGGTAGGCACCTTCTACCGGGCGCCGGCCCCTGACGCGCCGCCTTTCGTTGAGGTTGGTACCAGGGTTAAACCGGGGCAGACCCTGTGCATAATAGAAGCTATGAAGCTGATGAATGAGTTGACGGCCGAAACCGCCGGCCAGGTCGTCAGGATCCTCGCGGAAAACGGCCAGCCGGTGGAATACGGCCAGGTACTGTTCCATTTAAAGAAAGAGTAG